The DNA segment GTGGGTATTAGGGAGTGTGGGGAGAGCAGTGAAAAGTGCAACGTTGTCGTAGTAATTTATTGCAGCTTCACGCGCCACGACCGACGACGCGTTGACGCCACGTGCCGTTGTCTAGCCGAGTCAGCCACTGGGAATAGGGTATCATGTCGAGATGATAACTATGTTATGGAATCTTTTCATTGCAGTTGTGAATATAATCGTGAATACTGTTTATGTTATCGCGTGTGCGATAAACGATATGAATACGCactgataaatataattagatggTTTTTGTGGAATAATCAAACTTTGTTTAAAGAGAAAAAATCATATACAactcaacaaaaataatttactagtTATACGGtgaatcattatttaaactatGAGTAATATACGGTCATTATAACGCTgcaaagtaatttatttttaaaatattttatattttccttGTTGTATACAATGAATATCAATAGTCACTTCTGATTGTAAATGTTCAAGGGCATAttcaaagtatatatatatatatataccaggTTATTTAATACAGGTTATTCTTGTCAACTTACTtacaatatagttatttacaaagttttatttgttataggAAGCCTtactttttctaaaatataatttatccaCATAAAAATGTACTCTTTTATATTGACAATAACACTGCTTAGTACCCAACTCCTAGCAAATTTGTTAGTGAAGTATATATTTGCTGTGTGATCGAACCAATCTAAAATCGTTCCATCGTGCCACACGTAGGCACCTCGCAGAGTCTCAGGTGCTTCTAAAACCAAATACACTGGCGTTTTGGCCGCCTCGTCAGTAGACAAGAATCCAAGTTTCATAGTCATATCAGTTCTAACGAAGCCTGGATGAACAGAATTAACGCTTATGTTCTTAAACTCTAACTCCTTTTGCTGTATCATTGTTAGTGCACACAAGGCCACTTTTGATACTCTATACGCAGCTATACTACCTTTATCAACTAAATCATCTGGGTTAAAACTACCGTTCTTCTTGGAATCGAGATACCAGTCGACGAATTCGTTTATgtcagttatttttaaatccttTTTCGATAGCCTGTCTATCCAGTATTTGTTTCTGATGTTGCACAGGTGTCCGCAGTCACTTGATACATTTAATATCCTACCATTATTTCTTACTATAGGGTATATCAATTCCTGCATGGTCAGTACGCCCCTGTAGTTAATGTCGATAACTTTCTGTTCCTCCTTATAAGAATTGAAGAGTACACTGTTGACATAACCAGCATTATTGATGAGAATGTCTAAACCTCCATGATTCGATGCTATGTGATCTCTAAGCGCGATAACACTATCTCTATTAGTGACGTCAAGTTGATGATATTCGGGTTGAAGTCCAagtttgtttagtttattgACAGCTGCTTTACCAAGGACTTCGGAACGAGAGGTAAGGTACACAATGCCGTCGAATTTTTGACATAAAGCCTTTACTATGGCGTATCCAATACCTTTATTGGAACCAGTGACAAGAGCAACGCGAGACATGTTCGCAACCGTTCGCTGTTATATGAAAACTGGCGCAAATAGTGACATCAACGTCACTATATCACCTATTGTGATAAACGCGTCTACATAAACatgtaattaagttgtaaatttgttttgtttctaaaatatttttgttgaacTTAAGTAACATCATTTACGTTGGCAGTACgaaatttttaacttttactgAAAAACTAAACTGtaagataatatataacttcaaTATCTACCGATTTTAGAGCCATTTCTTTAAACATCTACTATGTATTATAGCGTTCTTCCATATTATAACCAAAGCAAGGTCACCCAGGTACTAGCATTACATCAGAATAACAAATTACGGTTTTCCCAGCTCCTGCGTAACTctcaataatttcatttatttttgttgattgACCTTTGTTCTTTTTAACCTTCATCAGAAGGGTATGAGAGctacaatttgtttattatttaattagtgaTGTTAGATTTGTGTTGACTTATTTCTGTTATTGTTTATTGATATGTTGACCTTTTGTGGGGCTCATCATTTACTGATAGTAATAACAAGTTACTGTTGCGATTATGTCTCTCGGTAGcagtacatacataatttagcatttatattttgtttccaGGATCACACCACACTCGCTATTATATTTAGctgtgtataatgtatatggtCAGGTATACAAAAAGTCCCACCAATAAAACACAGGCAAGCATTAGTAAGGCATAGAAAGTTGAAAAAGGATTGCTAATTGTTTCACATACTCCTTCATCCCATGTTAAACATGTCGaaactttttaattgaaacGTAAACACAAAAAGTTTGTTCGGTTTAATTCATCAGGCGTGAATTATTTACATGACCCGCTGATACTCCACTTCTGTaactcattaataaataattgtgacACTTCAATTAGACCCAGTTTTTCCTTGCTCTCGAATTAATGACTATGCTAATGATACGAGTTCTACGCTCCGAATTTTGATACAACCCAAAATATTGTGTTATATCTGGCTCATAtcgatttcatttttatataagcttTATTCGCTTATGTCATCTATAGACGTTtatgtatgaaaaattaatgtcaaattaattttatagacaGCACGGGACGACTCATATCGTGTGTCTGAGCTAAAGATACTCCGAacaatcacaatcaaacgaTACGGACGCCCTGTATTGTATTACGTACATGCGAGTATACGTTACCTATACCGTATCAGTGGGATTTATATTCATCAGAAGTAAAgtgaaaaaacttaaaataaagtgTGTTCTGTTTTAGTAATGGCCAGTTGGTAAATAGATAGTAATCTTATTAAAAGTTTGGAATTTTCAGAGTTAAACTACTAAaagaacaataaattatagttcTGAAGACTCTTCGTACTGTCGTAGTTCTCAAAGTGTTACGGCAGAGAGGTAACAAATCTAGCGTATAttgataattgaaataaataaaagaattaaattaagtaatttcatTATCAGGCACTAGTTATAATGTGTCCTTACTCATGaagattttgaataaaaacagcTTTAAACGAGCAGAATTACATAAAGATGCGTTGCGGACGTGAATGTTtcgttgttaaatataattaaagttgaACAGTACTATTGTGGCCGCATTGCGTTTACAATTCAGCCCGATTAATGTTTACTGTTAAATTAAGTTGCTATCGATAATGAatcattatttcaattattttcttaatcttttttttctgaaaataaTCAGTGGTTTTATTCATAACTGAAGTGTTTAATAACGttgaataatttctaaaaagttctattgtaaatgtaaacttCGATAGCGACTACTATAAttgataatcaataattagGTTACAATTGATTACTCTTTGTTTGAATGTTATATTGCAATTATGTGGTAAGCCAACTGCAACTTGCATAATATATatcagtttaaattaattttaaataagcatAAATTATGTGGTAGTATATTCCAAATTTGTAGCTTAATTggatttatgtttattaattgagGCTAAACTGggtataaatgtatttacaattaaccTAATCTGTCTTTGTTGAATTACAAACAGaatatataaacgtttatCCTATATATCTTTGaagcaagcagtggcgaaatttcccttggaaggAGTGCGTAAATCcgtagattcgtggccaaactgattaaaggcctgtataaaagccaaaggtggccattacgaatagaatatttattttttaaagaagactttaattaatatataggtatacattttaattatattacattacttcattaaatgCATTTCATTTGGAACAAAACTTATGGCGCTACTAGGTACAATATAAACATGCTATTAAAAATTCGACCAAAGACCCATTAACTACATTTGTATGCATTACTAGTAAATCTTAAGCTTTTTAATCAAGCAAATAGGGAACTTAATTTGTTTGGATAACCTTTAATGAGTTGTGAGGCAAAGGTTGGctcctgtttttttttatattttcacctACGTCACATTTGTATCTAATACCAGAAACCAAGCTCTATACGCAATTTGTGTTACCAGGTTACGAAggaattaaaatgtatagaaaactttagttcattattaataatagttgGAGAAGCAGCGTTATATTTGGTTGAGACGcttttagatataaaattagtaCGAGAGACAaagcaatataatttatacaggAAGGAGTGACGCCGCTCGCCGCGCTAACTCTCTTCAAAGGTAACAATGAACGCGAGTTAATATGCTTTATCTCTTATTTCTGGAGATTCACAATTCTATTATTAAACGGTACATAATACTATGTCGTATTTAGAAGCTTGAAACAATATAATGTGAAAACAGCAGGTatcgtattatttaaattagaacaTAAAACTATAATGACGTACACGTACtaacatacaataatataacaaaaaactaaccttaaaatataattattaaaatatattattaaaaggagtcccTATAGAcaaggttccgaagatactgacagcgttccccctttgaatagctagactattctttgtccgaggtagctgccagctcttcggtctcctgtgatgtcgactaacCTTTTGCTTTATCCTTAAAAAGCCTTTCTGTAACCTTTGGCAACCCTACGGACCAAGCCACATCACAAGCCTCGCCAGTTCTGTTGATGGAATGTCGATGGGGATATCATGAATAGTAGTTTGTTcacatataggtaacacaatgtgttaattaattaaaaaaaatgctttttagATTCTACTGCTAGTTCTCATCTAGAAATTAGCGGgacgtagaacggacgagaactGTAAATAAACTCACCGTCCTTGTTTTAAATCTCCAAGATTTTTGCTTtgcaaaatgtttgtatggaCCAGCAACATCATGCTCCTGGTCATATATTaaagcaattaataaaaacaatgaaagacaatttttatatagcaGTCCATAGTCCCCCAAAAAACCTCTAGGATTCTATTCTATTCTAGTCTATTAAGAAGTCTACTTGAgacgaattaataaaatcctttttatgCAACAGTTGCTACTACATTGGCTATAGGTCCTGTCGAAGCCTAAAACTACCCAATGCTAGCTGAAGTGGGGGTTTAAATTGCATAGCCTAACTTGCCTCATGcttaagaatatattaactatttaaaatgtagtaaatatttaagataatttaattaactctgAGTATGGCTGCgataaatgtttagaaaagATAATGTTCAATTTCTAaccattaaatttataacaattagaAAATGAAGCAATCTAAATTTTGAAACTATGTTTtacttgtataaaatttaactcctAATTAACCTCAACGTCGTTACCAGATTACAATTATATCCAGTACTTAGTTAATTGAAGTTATTGGTCACTACTAATAAAGCTCAAACAATAACATAATGTTGGTTGCACTAACACAATATCTGTATAATTGAGCgattaataattcattaagGTAGGCGGCAAGACTAAAGCCTTATCTATGAAATTCAATTGAGATAAGACTGTCGAAgatgaaatatgtattaattaaaacaggcATGACTTATGGCGCGTTTAgtgatttatatacatattcatatattatcatttaaagCTTGATTATTAAAAGGGTTGTTATAACCATTCCTAAAGCCTTGTCGCTccggcgtgcgactctcatccctgaagtactatccccggctgtgcaccaagaGACTCTCTGTGTGCGCGATTAgtgatttatatacatattaatatattatcatttaaagCTTGATTATTAAAAGGGTTGTTATAACCATTCCTAAAGCCTTGTCGCTccggcgtgcgactctcatccctgaagtactatccccggctgtgcccCAAGAGACTCTCTGTGTGCGCGATTAgtgatttatatacatattaatatattatcatttaaagcttgatttttaaaagagtTGTTATAACCATTCCTAAAGCCTTGTCGCTccggcgtgcgactctcatccctgaagtactatccccggctgtgcaccaatagactgtGCGCGTTtagtgaggaaactggcatcTTTTAGACTTAAATTGTCGACGTCTTTAGGCACAGAAGCTTGATTAACTACTTTTCGACTAAAATAaccaaatgatcatgaaacagatacagaaataagATAAATACAGATCCCAAATCAACAAAGAAAATACGTAGaaacatttaagaaaatatcatacgaaatataaataaacgcaCATATCTAAAAGTAAACGCCCTTCCACCTCTCTTACTCGAAAGTTTCGCAGAGTAATCTGTTCTCAAAATTCAATAACTTATCATTGATATCACGCGATTTTTAGATCACATATACGATCACATATATAAGAATTCTGTAAGTTAGCCTGTTAAAGGAGGAAAATCGGTTTATATTCCTAGTTCCTAGATGTAACATGTAagcttttattgtaatatccgttagcattttttttaaataaaaatccaaattGACATGTTATTAAgaaatggttttatttataaaaacaattggcGTGTTAGGTTGCTGCGTATTACTCACATTGCGATCAAGCGTGGatgtcttaaaataataatcagcTTTGTGATCGTACCAGTCAAGAACCTTCCTGTCATACCACACATATGCACCCTTCAAACTTTGCGGGGCTTCCAAAGCCAGGTAAAGAGGAGTTTCGGCCGCTTCGTCGGCGTTGTAGAATCCAACGCCTAAGGTCATGTCCGTGCGAACCAGG comes from the Pieris brassicae chromosome 4, ilPieBrab1.1, whole genome shotgun sequence genome and includes:
- the LOC123708952 gene encoding carbonyl reductase [NADPH] 3-like, translating into MSRVALVTGSNKGIGYAIVKALCQKFDGIVYLTSRSEVLGKAAVNKLNKLGLQPEYHQLDVTNRDSVIALRDHIASNHGGLDILINNAGYVNSVLFNSYKEEQKVIDINYRGVLTMQELIYPIVRNNGRILNVSSDCGHLCNIRNKYWIDRLSKKDLKITDINEFVDWYLDSKKNGSFNPDDLVDKGSIAAYRVSKVALCALTMIQQKELEFKNISVNSVHPGFVRTDMTMKLGFLSTDEAAKTPVYLVLEAPETLRGAYVWHDGTILDWFDHTANIYFTNKFARSWVLSSVIVNIKEYIFMWINYILEKVRLPITNKTL